The DNA sequence ATAAATTGAGTTGATTTCATCCGTTCATAATTCCTCTTTTAGCTGACGTTTTATCTCTTGGGTGCAATAAAATCTGAACTGGCCACCATACCTTTGAGATGTTAATAAAACTGGGATATAGAGGTTTTCGGCTTTAATAAATATGTCATAAAAGTACAATATAACGAATGGGGATAAAGGCAAACATCATTAATGCATTAGCGAAAATAAGGCTTATTGACAGGCAACTATATGATTGTGATATGTTTTTATTTATAATTCTTCAGGAAGATTCCATTTTGGTTAGCATGTTAACTTATAAGTAACACTTATTTAACGAGGCGGGGGTGGAGCACGCTTTTTCCTATCCATTTTGCAGACTATTCTTTTTAATATTTATCATATAGACGGGCCTTTAATAATTATCAGGGATTCTATATAGGCAGAAAGCATATACAGACATGAAAATTAATAGAGGCTTAAAAATGGCAAGGTTCAGAAGCAGTAAAATATGTTATTTGATGACTTATGGGGATATAAATCCCGCATGGCGATCGGCCATGCGGGAGCGAAGGCAGGCGGGTGCTTATTTCCCAATGCAGAAGCTGGAGAAGATGCGTCCCAGTAAATCATCAGAAGTGAACTCGCCGGTGATCTCGCTTAAGCAATGCTGTGCGACACGCAGCTCTTCAGCCAGTAGCTCGCCAGCGCGTGCGCCCAGCAGCTGCTCTTTCCCCTGAAGTAAGTGAGTCGCCGCTAACTCTAACGCTTCCAGATGGCGACGGCGGGCGAGGAAGCCGCCTTCGGTGTTACCGGCAAAGCCCATCGTCTCTTTCAAATGATTGCGTAACACATCGATTCCTTCGCCCGTACGGGCGGAAAGGCGAATCAATGAGTGGTTGTTCACGTCGGTCAAACCCAGCGCTTCACCCGTTACGTCAGCTTTATTACGTACCACAGTGATCGGCAGCGTTGCTGGCAAACGGGCGATAAAGTCTGGCCAGATCTCCGCAGGCTCTGTCGCGCTGGTCGTGGTACCGTCAACCATAAACAGCACACGGTCGGCCTGTTCGATTTCGCTCCAGGCACGCTCAATACCAATACGCTCGACTTCATCGCTGGCTTCACGCAGCCCGGCGGTATCAATGATATGCAGCGGCATGCCGTCGATATGGATGTGCTCGCGCAGCACGTCGCGAGTGGTGCCAGCGATATCAGTAACAATTGCCGCTTCACGGCCCGCCAGCGCGTTTAGCAGGCTCGATTTACCGGCATTGGGCCGGCCAGCGATCACCACCTTCATCCCTTCGCGCAGCAGGCTACCCTGACGCGCTTCGGCACGCACGCCATCCAGTTCGGCGATCACCTGATTCAGCTGGGCTTCGATTTTCCCATCGGACAGGAAGTCGATTTCCTCATCGGGAAAGTCGATTGCGGCTTCTACATAGATCCGCAGGTGAGTAAGTGCTTCCACAAGTTGATTAACACGCAGCGAAAAAGCGCCCTGAAGCGAGTTTAGCGCCGAGCGCGCAGCCTGCTCTGAGCTGGCATCAATCAAATCGGCAATCGCTTCTGCCTGGGCCAGGTCGAGCTTATCGTTCAGGAACGCCCGCTCTGAGAATTCGCCGGGACGAGCAATACGCACGCCAGGGATAGCGACAATGCGCTTCAGCAGCAGATCAAGAATGACCGGGCCGCCATGCCCCTGGAGCTCCAGCACGTCTTCACCGGTAAAAGAGTTCGGGCCAGGAAACCACAGCGCAATACCCTGATCCAGGACCGTGTTATCAGCATCGCGGAAGGGCAGGTAGTCGGCGTAACGGGGTTTCGGCAGCTTGCCCAGCAGCAGTTGGGCCACGAAAGCAGCTTTGGGACCGGAAACGCGCAGGATACCAACGCCGCCGCGGCCTGGCGGGGTCGCCTGAGCTATGATCGTCTCGCTATGATTCATCTTCGACTCTCTTTTTAACGCAAAAAATAAGGCGGTCAATTGACCGCCTTATCATAACCATTGTGCAGGCTGATGGCACGACGGAATCGGTCCGCCATGCCGGAGTAGCTTACGCCTTTTTCTTGTCGCGACTGTGCAAGCCACGTTTTTCCAGGCCGCGATAAATCAGCTGCTGCTGGAGAATGGTGACCAGGTTACTGACGATGTAGTACAGCACCAGACCAGACGGGAACCACAGGAAAAACACGGTGAAGATGACCGGCATAAAGGTCATGATCTTCTGCTGCATTGGATCGGTCACGGTGGTTGGCGACATCTTCTGGATGAAGAACATCGTCATGCCCATCAGGATTGGCAGAATGTAGTACGGGTCCTGCGCAGACAGGTCATGGATCCACAGCGCGAACGGCGCATGACGCAGTTCAATCGAGCCCATCAGCATGTAATACAGTGCCAGGAAGATAGGCATCTGGATGACCAATGGCAGACAGCCGCCCAGCGGGTTCACTTTTTCTGCTTTGTACAGCGCCATCATTTCCTGGCTCATACGCTGCTTGTCTTCACCTAAACGCTCACGCATCGCTTGAATCTTCGGCTGTAGCATGCGCATTTTCGCCATGGAGGTGTACTGCGCTTTAGTCAGCGGGTACATGATGCCACGAACGATAAAGGTAATAACGATAATGGAGAAGCCCCAGTTACCGATAAAGCTGTGCAGGAACTTCAGCAGTTTGAACAGCGGCTGAGAGATAAACCACAGCCAGCCGTAGTCAACGGTCAGATCAAGGTGAGGCGCGATAGCGGCCATCTTGTCCTGGATTTCCGGCCCAACCCACAGGGTCGCGGCCAGATTCTGCTGTGCACCTGGTGCGACAGAAACGGGAGAAGATTTGTAGCCTACAGCAGCAATGCCGTTACCCAGGTTGCTGGTATACAGCGTGTTGGTGCCGGCTGTTTTTGGAACCCATGCGGTCGCGAAATACTGCTGAAGCATCGCCACCCAACCGTTATTGGTGGTGGTGCTCAGGTTTTCGTTATCGCTGATTTTATCGAATTTGTACTTCTCGTAGTTGGTCTCACTGCTGGAGTAAGCCGCACCACGGAAGGTGTGCAACGCAAAGTTGTTGCTGCCGGTATCACGATGTTTTGGCAGGTCGATGGTCT is a window from the Pantoea sp. CCBC3-3-1 genome containing:
- the mnmE gene encoding tRNA uridine-5-carboxymethylaminomethyl(34) synthesis GTPase MnmE, which codes for MNHSETIIAQATPPGRGGVGILRVSGPKAAFVAQLLLGKLPKPRYADYLPFRDADNTVLDQGIALWFPGPNSFTGEDVLELQGHGGPVILDLLLKRIVAIPGVRIARPGEFSERAFLNDKLDLAQAEAIADLIDASSEQAARSALNSLQGAFSLRVNQLVEALTHLRIYVEAAIDFPDEEIDFLSDGKIEAQLNQVIAELDGVRAEARQGSLLREGMKVVIAGRPNAGKSSLLNALAGREAAIVTDIAGTTRDVLREHIHIDGMPLHIIDTAGLREASDEVERIGIERAWSEIEQADRVLFMVDGTTTSATEPAEIWPDFIARLPATLPITVVRNKADVTGEALGLTDVNNHSLIRLSARTGEGIDVLRNHLKETMGFAGNTEGGFLARRRHLEALELAATHLLQGKEQLLGARAGELLAEELRVAQHCLSEITGEFTSDDLLGRIFSSFCIGK
- the yidC gene encoding membrane protein insertase YidC, with the translated sequence MDSQRNLFLIAFLFVSFMIWQTWQTDHAPQPQQTQTTQNTTAAGDAANQGVPASGQGKTITVKTDVLSLQINTRGGDIEQAQLLTYPDKLGSSQPFQLLENTPSFVYQAQSGLTGRNGPDNPANGARPLFTTTQDTFELANGESELRIPMTYTAENGAVYTKTFVLKRGEFAIGVDYQVNNTTQQPLEVAMFGQLKQTIDLPKHRDTGSNNFALHTFRGAAYSSSETNYEKYKFDKISDNENLSTTTNNGWVAMLQQYFATAWVPKTAGTNTLYTSNLGNGIAAVGYKSSPVSVAPGAQQNLAATLWVGPEIQDKMAAIAPHLDLTVDYGWLWFISQPLFKLLKFLHSFIGNWGFSIIVITFIVRGIMYPLTKAQYTSMAKMRMLQPKIQAMRERLGEDKQRMSQEMMALYKAEKVNPLGGCLPLVIQMPIFLALYYMLMGSIELRHAPFALWIHDLSAQDPYYILPILMGMTMFFIQKMSPTTVTDPMQQKIMTFMPVIFTVFFLWFPSGLVLYYIVSNLVTILQQQLIYRGLEKRGLHSRDKKKA